In the genome of Bacillus sp. S3, one region contains:
- a CDS encoding spore coat protein — translation MNDMRQFGAGMGGFPGVGGYSGLGLSGFPGVTGYSGMGMGGYPSYGGYGGIGMGGYPGYGWHGGWHGGWGGGFPGHGWHGGWGGGFPGHGWHGGWGGGFPGHGWHGGWG, via the coding sequence ATGAACGATATGAGACAATTTGGTGCAGGTATGGGAGGATTTCCAGGCGTGGGTGGATATAGCGGATTGGGATTGAGTGGATTCCCAGGCGTGACTGGATATAGCGGTATGGGAATGGGTGGATACCCAAGTTACGGTGGATATGGCGGTATAGGAATGGGAGGATACCCTGGATATGGTTGGCATGGCGGCTGGCATGGCGGCTGGGGTGGAGGATTCCCTGGTCACGGCTGGCATGGCGGCTGGGGCGGTGGATTCCCGGGTCACGGCTGGCACGGGGGCTGGGGTGGAGGATTCCCTGGTCACGGCTGGCACGGCGGCTGGGGTTGA
- a CDS encoding potassium channel family protein — translation MHLKKWLYYLVKLRNKIFFPFFILYIILAAFTIYWIEPKTFQSFLTSLYWVLTTLATVGFGDYTPVTNTGKFYTIILYITGIALVSVFIGKIIDSVYFIDKLKLGGKMKYTGKNHIILVGWNAKSRLAIDEIFKSDKKIDIVIIDVLEKSPLINERLHYVHGDATNEDILLQANLPKAKGVIIFADQITQDNFATKDPLLVDGKTLLIATAITTLEEKYNKNIHVTAEVINQCHIPLFKHVNVDEFIPTQEMISHAAVRSLFSPGVTHMYSELLSTQYGESVFEIPKQAEWQTYRDAFVDLLNKGATLVADRGDLHINQKLDDHIPDTAQLFVICDKDTLSQLKSN, via the coding sequence ATGCATTTGAAAAAATGGCTCTATTACTTAGTGAAACTTCGGAATAAAATCTTTTTTCCATTTTTCATTTTATATATCATATTGGCCGCTTTTACGATCTATTGGATTGAGCCTAAAACATTTCAATCTTTTTTAACCTCTTTATATTGGGTGCTCACTACCCTTGCAACGGTAGGGTTTGGAGACTATACCCCAGTTACCAACACAGGTAAGTTCTATACCATTATTCTTTATATCACAGGTATTGCCCTTGTCAGTGTCTTTATTGGAAAAATTATTGATTCTGTCTATTTTATCGATAAATTGAAACTCGGAGGAAAAATGAAATATACTGGCAAAAATCATATCATTTTGGTTGGATGGAATGCGAAGTCCAGATTAGCCATTGATGAAATTTTTAAATCAGATAAAAAGATTGATATTGTTATTATTGATGTTTTGGAAAAATCTCCATTAATCAACGAACGGCTCCATTATGTTCATGGTGATGCGACGAATGAAGATATTCTCCTTCAAGCAAATTTACCGAAAGCAAAAGGTGTAATTATTTTTGCTGATCAAATCACGCAGGATAATTTTGCAACGAAAGATCCGCTGCTTGTGGATGGGAAAACATTATTAATTGCGACTGCGATTACGACACTGGAAGAAAAATATAATAAAAATATTCATGTGACCGCCGAAGTAATTAATCAATGCCATATCCCCCTATTCAAGCATGTGAATGTAGATGAATTTATTCCTACACAGGAAATGATCTCCCATGCAGCCGTTAGATCTTTATTCTCGCCTGGTGTTACCCATATGTATTCAGAACTGTTGAGCACCCAGTATGGAGAATCCGTGTTTGAAATTCCAAAACAAGCCGAATGGCAAACCTATCGTGATGCCTTCGTAGATTTGCTTAACAAAGGGGCCACACTTGTTGCCGATCGCGGCGACCTTCACATTAATCAAAAACTAGACGACCACATCCCAGATACCGCACAGCTCTTCGTTATTTGTGATAAAGACACCCTCTCACAATTAAAATCAAATTAG
- a CDS encoding SOS response-associated peptidase: MCGRFTLTATIEEIINRFDIQAFMEEELYSPSYNIAPSQSVLAVINDGRSNRMGFLRWGLVPPWAKDVSIGNKMINARAETLSEKPSFRNAFKKKRCLVIADSFYEWKRHEDKSKTPMRIKLKSDEMFAMAGIWEGWKTPDGKTLYTCSVITTGPNDLMKDIHNRMPVILKLEDEQTWLNPSAPDPSLLKSLFVPYDDHLMETYEVSTLVNSPKNNTIELINKIC, encoded by the coding sequence ATGTGCGGCCGATTTACGCTAACAGCAACCATTGAAGAAATCATCAATCGATTTGATATTCAAGCGTTTATGGAGGAAGAGCTTTATTCCCCCAGCTATAATATTGCCCCTTCCCAGTCCGTACTTGCCGTAATTAATGACGGGAGGTCAAATCGAATGGGATTTTTAAGATGGGGCTTAGTTCCTCCATGGGCGAAGGATGTGTCGATTGGCAATAAAATGATCAATGCCAGAGCCGAAACCTTATCAGAAAAACCGAGCTTTCGAAATGCTTTCAAAAAGAAGCGCTGTCTTGTCATTGCGGATAGCTTCTATGAATGGAAGCGCCATGAGGATAAAAGCAAAACACCGATGCGAATCAAATTAAAGTCAGATGAAATGTTTGCCATGGCAGGAATTTGGGAGGGTTGGAAGACTCCGGATGGAAAAACGCTTTACACCTGTTCTGTCATTACAACCGGCCCTAATGATTTGATGAAGGATATTCACAACCGGATGCCCGTCATTTTAAAGCTTGAAGATGAACAAACATGGCTCAATCCGTCAGCCCCAGACCCCTCCCTATTAAAATCATTATTTGTCCCGTATGACGACCATTTAATGGAGACCTATGAAGTTTCAACCTTAGTTAACTCGCCTAAAAATAATACAATTGAGCTAATTAATAAAATTTGTTAG
- the treR gene encoding trehalose operon repressor has product MTNKYLTIYNCIVEQIKSGEITPQTLLPSENELKDQFDTSRETIRKALNLLSQNGYIQKVRGKGSIVIDISKFDFPVSGLVSFKELASKMGKKPKTIVNELSLIKPDGFIRQQLQLGGKDQVWKVVRTREMGGEKIILDKDFLANKYVPSLTEEICADSIYQYLENELNLTISFAKKEITVAEPTDEDRMLLDLEGFHNVVVIKNQVYLDDATLFQYTESRHRPDKFRFVDFARRAR; this is encoded by the coding sequence ATGACAAACAAATACCTTACCATTTATAACTGCATAGTCGAGCAAATTAAAAGCGGCGAAATTACGCCGCAGACGCTTCTCCCCTCTGAGAACGAATTAAAAGATCAGTTCGATACCTCGAGGGAAACGATTCGCAAAGCATTAAATCTGCTCTCACAAAATGGCTATATTCAAAAAGTTAGAGGGAAAGGTTCGATTGTCATCGACATCAGCAAATTTGATTTTCCTGTTTCTGGCTTAGTCAGCTTCAAAGAATTGGCAAGTAAAATGGGCAAAAAACCAAAAACAATTGTAAATGAACTCTCGTTAATTAAACCTGATGGATTTATACGGCAGCAGCTTCAGCTAGGCGGGAAAGATCAAGTATGGAAGGTCGTTCGTACAAGAGAAATGGGCGGCGAAAAAATTATTTTAGATAAGGATTTTCTTGCGAACAAGTACGTCCCTTCTTTAACAGAAGAGATTTGTGCCGACTCAATTTACCAATACCTGGAAAATGAGTTGAACTTGACCATCAGTTTTGCTAAAAAAGAAATTACCGTGGCTGAGCCAACCGATGAAGACCGTATGCTTTTGGATTTAGAAGGTTTTCATAATGTCGTTGTCATCAAAAACCAAGTGTACTTAGACGATGCCACCCTCTTTCAGTACACAGAATCACGGCACAGACCCGATAAATTCCGTTTTGTCGACTTCGCCCGAAGAGCACGTTAA
- the treC gene encoding alpha,alpha-phosphotrehalase yields the protein MSTAWWKKAVVYQIYPKSFQDTTGNGTGDLQGIIEKLDYIKELGVDVIWLTPIYKSPQRDNGYDISDYYSIHEDYGTMDDFDLLLDEAHKRGLKIIMDIVINHTSTEHEWFQQAKSSKDNPYRDFYIWKDGQNGEPPTNWESKFGGSAWAFDEKTEQYYLHLFDVTQADLNWENEKVRAALYEMMHFWLKKGVDGFRLDVINLISKDRQFPQDDSDGRKFYTDGPRIHEFLHEMNEKVFSRYDIMTVGEMSSTSIDNCIRYTNPEQEELNMTFNFHHLKVDYPNGDKWTKADFDFQALKDILSRWQVEMNQGGGWNALFWCNHDQPRVVSRFGDDQEYHKESAKMLATALHMMQGTPYIYQGEEFGMTNPNFNSIEEYRDVESLNMFTIKKQEGMQEHEILDILKQKSRDNSRTPIQWNASRNAGFTTGTPWIQTAANYKKINAEAAVQDQDSIFYHYQKLIQLRKSYDIITNGDYELILDQDEQIFAFIRNADSEKLLIINNFYGKENTVILLPHLNLDDFTSEMLLSNYEDSAQLGREILLRPYESIVYHLKK from the coding sequence ATGTCAACAGCATGGTGGAAAAAAGCGGTTGTTTATCAAATCTATCCAAAAAGTTTTCAAGATACAACCGGAAACGGGACCGGCGACCTACAAGGGATTATTGAAAAACTAGACTATATAAAAGAACTTGGAGTAGATGTCATTTGGCTTACTCCTATTTACAAATCTCCACAGCGTGATAACGGTTATGATATTAGCGATTACTATTCGATTCATGAGGATTATGGCACAATGGATGACTTCGACCTGCTTTTAGATGAAGCCCATAAACGCGGTCTAAAAATCATCATGGATATCGTCATCAATCATACATCAACTGAACATGAATGGTTCCAACAGGCAAAGTCCTCTAAGGACAATCCTTATCGCGACTTCTATATTTGGAAGGACGGCCAAAACGGCGAGCCGCCGACAAACTGGGAATCTAAATTTGGCGGATCTGCTTGGGCGTTCGATGAAAAAACTGAACAATACTATCTGCATTTGTTCGATGTAACACAGGCTGATTTAAACTGGGAAAATGAAAAAGTCCGTGCGGCATTATACGAAATGATGCATTTTTGGCTGAAAAAAGGTGTCGATGGCTTCCGTTTGGACGTCATTAATTTAATTTCAAAAGACCGGCAATTCCCGCAAGATGACAGTGATGGACGGAAATTTTATACAGACGGACCGAGAATTCATGAGTTTTTACATGAAATGAACGAGAAAGTTTTCTCGCGCTATGACATTATGACCGTTGGTGAAATGTCCTCTACTTCGATTGATAATTGCATCCGTTATACCAATCCGGAGCAAGAGGAATTGAATATGACCTTCAATTTCCATCACTTGAAGGTGGATTATCCAAACGGAGATAAATGGACAAAAGCTGATTTTGATTTTCAGGCTTTAAAAGATATTTTGTCCAGGTGGCAGGTTGAAATGAATCAAGGCGGCGGCTGGAATGCCCTCTTCTGGTGTAATCATGATCAGCCGCGGGTGGTCTCCCGTTTTGGTGATGACCAAGAGTATCACAAAGAATCTGCCAAAATGCTGGCCACAGCCCTCCATATGATGCAGGGAACGCCTTATATTTATCAGGGAGAGGAATTCGGGATGACGAACCCGAACTTTAACTCTATTGAGGAATACCGTGACGTTGAGTCGTTAAATATGTTTACCATCAAAAAGCAAGAAGGAATGCAGGAACATGAGATTCTTGACATACTTAAACAAAAATCCCGTGACAATTCAAGAACTCCGATTCAATGGAATGCAAGCAGGAATGCCGGCTTTACGACCGGAACCCCTTGGATTCAAACGGCGGCAAACTATAAAAAAATTAATGCCGAAGCGGCTGTACAGGATCAAGACTCCATTTTCTATCACTATCAAAAGTTAATTCAATTAAGAAAAAGCTATGATATCATTACTAATGGGGATTATGAGCTTATTCTAGATCAAGATGAACAGATTTTTGCTTTTATCAGAAACGCCGATTCAGAAAAATTACTGATCATTAACAATTTTTATGGTAAGGAGAATACAGTTATCCTCCTTCCACATTTAAACCTTGATGATTTTACGAGCGAGATGTTACTCTCTAACTATGAGGATTCTGCCCAGTTAGGAAGAGAAATTCTTCTCCGGCCCTATGAATCCATCGTGTACCACTTGAAAAAATGA
- the treP gene encoding PTS system trehalose-specific EIIBC component → MSKYTDPSKDLLEHIGGKENIAAVTHCVTRMRFVLNDPNKANIKEIESMKLVKGTFTQAGQFQVIIGNEVSSFYNEFVKIAGVDGTSKEEAKVAAKQNQNWLQRMMGHLAEIFTPLIPALVVGGLILGFRNVIGDIKLLDDGTKTIVEVSQFWAGVHAFLWLIGEAIFHFLPVGITWSVAKKMGASQILGIVLGITLVSPQLLNAYGVAGAKEIPVWDFGFAQIKMIGYQAQVIPAILAGIVLGFLETRLRKIVPNSISMIVVPFLALVPTVLIAHTILGPIGWSIGSGISHVVYSSLTSAFGWLFAAIFGFAYAPLVITGLHHMTNAIDLQLMSELGGTNLWPMIALSNIAQGSAVLAMIFINRKNEEEKQVSIPATISCYLGVTEPAMFGINLKYGFPFLAAMIGSMIAGVVSVASGVMANSIGVGGLPGILSIQPKHMAMFAICMLISIVVPFILTTIFAKTGVKKLKLKK, encoded by the coding sequence ATGTCCAAGTATACAGATCCTTCAAAAGACCTACTGGAACATATTGGTGGTAAGGAAAACATCGCAGCCGTGACCCACTGTGTCACAAGAATGAGATTTGTTTTAAATGATCCAAACAAAGCAAATATAAAAGAAATTGAGTCGATGAAACTCGTAAAGGGTACATTTACCCAAGCAGGTCAATTCCAAGTCATCATTGGGAATGAAGTATCAAGCTTTTATAATGAATTTGTCAAAATTGCCGGTGTAGATGGTACGTCAAAAGAAGAAGCTAAAGTTGCAGCTAAGCAAAATCAGAACTGGCTTCAGCGCATGATGGGTCACCTGGCTGAAATCTTCACTCCATTAATTCCAGCACTTGTTGTCGGTGGTTTAATCCTTGGTTTCCGAAATGTAATCGGTGATATTAAGCTATTGGATGACGGCACAAAGACGATCGTCGAAGTTTCACAATTCTGGGCCGGTGTTCACGCCTTCCTATGGCTGATTGGTGAAGCGATATTCCACTTCCTTCCTGTCGGGATCACCTGGTCTGTTGCGAAAAAAATGGGTGCGTCTCAAATACTAGGTATCGTCCTTGGTATCACCTTAGTTTCACCGCAATTATTAAATGCTTACGGCGTTGCAGGTGCAAAGGAAATTCCAGTGTGGGACTTTGGCTTTGCCCAAATTAAAATGATTGGCTATCAAGCCCAAGTTATCCCTGCCATTTTAGCAGGAATCGTATTAGGCTTCCTAGAAACCAGATTACGTAAAATCGTACCAAATTCCATTTCCATGATTGTTGTACCATTTTTAGCCTTAGTTCCAACCGTATTAATTGCCCACACTATTTTGGGTCCTATTGGCTGGTCTATTGGTTCTGGAATCTCTCATGTCGTATATTCCAGCTTAACTTCTGCATTTGGCTGGTTATTCGCTGCTATCTTCGGATTTGCGTATGCACCACTTGTCATAACTGGTTTACATCATATGACAAACGCAATTGACCTTCAATTGATGAGTGAACTGGGTGGAACAAACCTATGGCCAATGATTGCCCTTTCCAATATTGCGCAAGGTTCAGCCGTTCTAGCAATGATCTTTATCAACCGTAAAAACGAAGAAGAAAAGCAAGTTTCCATTCCTGCGACGATTTCATGTTACCTAGGGGTAACGGAGCCGGCTATGTTTGGGATTAACCTTAAATATGGCTTTCCATTCTTAGCAGCGATGATTGGTTCTATGATTGCAGGCGTTGTATCGGTTGCAAGCGGTGTAATGGCGAACTCGATTGGTGTCGGCGGTCTCCCTGGGATTCTTTCGATTCAGCCAAAACATATGGCTATGTTTGCAATCTGTATGTTGATTTCGATTGTGGTGCCATTCATCTTAACGACTATTTTTGCAAAAACAGGTGTTAAAAAATTGAAACTTAAAAAGTAA
- a CDS encoding M14 family metallopeptidase: MDIFVRRGDSLWHYSQLFKINLQLIIDSNRMIQVNSLNIGQQVRIPGFVAQEYQIRHGDTLWKIAQNRHLPLEAILLVNPNINPNNLKTGQIIKVPLRITWRLVHGGQNYDYKLLLNDIKRLQAVYPFLQVSTIGNTVLGKTISEILIGTGGKKVHYNASFHANEWITTPVLMTFINDYLLSLTNQNTIRGLSTFPIYQQNTLSIVPMVNPDGVDLVLHGPPANEPWKQRVVEYNKGSMDFSGWKANIRGVDLNDQFPAKWELEKARNPDKPGPRDYGGEKPLSEPEAIAMAELTKKRDFTRVLAFHTQGEVIYWGFENAEPPESEVIVKEFSRVSGYEPVKTIESYAGFKDWFIQDWRRPGFTVEIGRGVNPLPISQFDEIYQKTLGIFLAGLYL; the protein is encoded by the coding sequence ATGGATATTTTTGTTAGGCGCGGGGATTCTTTATGGCATTACAGTCAATTATTTAAAATCAATTTACAGCTTATCATTGATTCGAATCGAATGATTCAAGTGAACAGCCTCAACATTGGACAGCAGGTACGGATTCCCGGGTTTGTTGCCCAAGAATACCAGATTCGCCATGGTGACACATTATGGAAAATCGCCCAAAATCGCCATCTTCCACTTGAAGCGATTCTTTTGGTTAACCCTAACATAAACCCAAATAATTTGAAGACAGGCCAGATCATTAAAGTTCCACTCCGGATTACATGGAGATTAGTGCATGGCGGACAAAACTACGATTACAAATTGTTGCTGAATGATATCAAACGGCTGCAGGCAGTCTATCCGTTTTTGCAAGTCTCTACAATAGGGAATACAGTTTTAGGAAAAACCATTTCAGAAATCCTCATTGGTACCGGTGGTAAAAAGGTTCATTATAACGCTTCATTTCATGCGAATGAATGGATTACCACACCCGTCCTCATGACCTTTATAAATGACTATTTACTTTCTTTAACAAATCAAAATACTATTCGCGGTCTATCCACCTTTCCTATTTATCAGCAAAACACATTATCAATTGTCCCAATGGTAAATCCCGATGGAGTGGATCTAGTCTTACATGGACCTCCTGCCAATGAACCATGGAAACAGCGAGTAGTTGAATACAATAAAGGCAGCATGGACTTTTCAGGATGGAAGGCAAATATAAGAGGTGTCGACCTGAATGACCAATTTCCGGCGAAATGGGAATTAGAGAAAGCGAGAAACCCCGACAAGCCGGGCCCAAGGGATTATGGCGGCGAAAAGCCATTATCCGAGCCCGAAGCAATCGCTATGGCCGAACTGACAAAAAAACGAGATTTTACGAGAGTACTAGCCTTCCATACACAGGGTGAAGTGATTTATTGGGGGTTTGAAAATGCCGAACCACCGGAATCTGAAGTCATCGTGAAAGAATTTAGCAGGGTCAGTGGCTACGAGCCAGTCAAAACAATTGAAAGTTATGCTGGTTTCAAGGACTGGTTTATCCAGGACTGGCGGCGGCCGGGCTTTACCGTTGAGATTGGCAGAGGCGTCAATCCCCTTCCAATCTCACAATTTGATGAAATCTATCAAAAAACACTAGGTATATTCTTAGCAGGACTATATTTGTAG
- a CDS encoding thiol-disulfide oxidoreductase DCC family protein has protein sequence MERIILFDGICNLCNSSVQFIIKRDPKAKFKFASLQGQSGQELLEKYGLKTNLNSFIFIENEKIHMKSSAALRVGKQLNGAWKLVSIFFIIPPIIRDTLYNIIAKNRYKWFGKKETCLLPSPEWKNRFLE, from the coding sequence GTGGAACGGATAATTTTATTTGATGGAATTTGTAATCTTTGCAATAGCAGCGTGCAATTTATTATTAAGAGGGATCCTAAGGCGAAATTTAAATTTGCCTCTCTCCAAGGACAATCCGGTCAAGAGTTATTAGAAAAATATGGTCTAAAGACAAACCTAAACAGTTTTATTTTCATTGAGAATGAAAAAATTCATATGAAATCAAGTGCAGCTTTACGTGTTGGAAAACAATTAAATGGAGCTTGGAAGCTGGTATCGATTTTCTTCATTATCCCTCCAATTATTCGCGACACCCTTTACAATATCATTGCGAAAAACCGCTATAAATGGTTCGGAAAAAAAGAAACCTGCCTCCTCCCATCCCCGGAATGGAAAAACAGATTCTTAGAATAA
- a CDS encoding DUF2642 domain-containing protein — protein sequence MKLKENIGKYIKLEISGKKFISGLLVDIGSDIWVVFNGNDYLYIPTIHVQNWQFLKQDEIAEISFNDEPTPIYNHNEETSLRKTLTSAKGIFTEIYVTSKQALHGYIISIMNNYFVFYSPLYKTMFISLNHLKWLIPYTNNQRPYGLSNANLPVNPSNITFARSYEVQIEKLMGELIVFNIGENENVIGKIQGIKNNFVELIGAKEEPIYINLQHIKTVHMT from the coding sequence ATGAAGTTAAAAGAAAACATCGGCAAATATATTAAACTGGAGATTTCTGGTAAGAAATTCATCAGTGGTTTGTTAGTGGATATTGGCAGTGATATATGGGTAGTATTCAATGGCAATGATTATCTTTACATTCCAACTATTCATGTCCAAAACTGGCAATTTCTAAAACAGGATGAAATTGCGGAAATTAGTTTTAATGATGAACCAACACCTATTTATAATCACAATGAAGAAACATCGTTAAGAAAAACCCTTACATCTGCAAAGGGAATTTTCACAGAAATCTACGTAACAAGTAAACAAGCACTGCATGGCTATATTATTAGCATCATGAATAATTATTTTGTCTTTTACTCCCCCTTATACAAAACGATGTTTATCTCCCTTAACCATTTAAAGTGGTTAATCCCGTACACGAATAATCAGCGGCCATATGGTCTAAGTAACGCAAATCTTCCAGTGAATCCGAGCAATATCACATTCGCCCGATCATATGAAGTCCAAATTGAAAAGTTAATGGGCGAATTAATCGTTTTTAATATCGGTGAAAACGAGAATGTCATCGGCAAAATTCAAGGAATTAAGAATAATTTTGTCGAATTAATCGGTGCAAAAGAAGAGCCAATCTATATTAATCTACAGCATATTAAAACAGTCCATATGACCTAG
- a CDS encoding DUF2642 domain-containing protein, whose protein sequence is MGLDKFSAALDLLKGFNVNLYVGEDIYKGKLIGVEPDHVVMETEDKYIFYYNIDKIQAITKNTRQFQPEEPTAEFQKTQSLSELLHSFHHSWVTILSINKQRFSGVLSDIDTDFATLINGEERILIKITHISNILKGFVKEKETKKEKAENNNGDKKKEEKRNEKEVKEEVNQTRQTAEKKKKVTATNEKREIKEEVVATTEMAEPDHTLGWSEPIKIEDCMSVKMDEPLSTSKNQYTSISITPLVKSEWKKPNSEINQKEKMQEEPTGSKPKSIEPAKEKEPVKESAVIKSEPKPVSAPPAAKKESKPVKSQDTIVTTKPVKSQNTGNTSKPVKSQNTGNPSKPVKSHDNGMTTKQVKSRDNGTTTQPVLTQNAAPKKTEDNKQDRFVNDTKSVWKQKDQEKRAFRFAGEPVSREAERPFPFAGWPTRKKRTFRF, encoded by the coding sequence ATGGGGTTAGATAAATTTTCAGCTGCATTAGATTTATTAAAGGGGTTTAATGTAAATCTCTATGTAGGTGAAGACATTTATAAAGGAAAACTGATTGGCGTGGAACCGGATCATGTGGTAATGGAAACGGAAGATAAATACATTTTTTATTACAACATTGATAAAATTCAAGCGATCACAAAAAACACGAGGCAGTTTCAGCCTGAGGAACCAACAGCGGAGTTTCAAAAAACACAGAGCTTATCAGAACTTTTACACTCATTCCACCATTCTTGGGTAACCATCTTAAGTATCAATAAGCAAAGATTTAGTGGTGTTCTAAGTGATATTGATACTGATTTCGCTACTCTAATTAATGGTGAAGAGCGCATCTTAATTAAAATAACGCACATATCCAATATCTTAAAGGGATTTGTTAAAGAGAAGGAAACTAAAAAGGAAAAAGCTGAAAACAATAATGGCGACAAGAAAAAAGAAGAAAAGAGAAATGAAAAAGAGGTAAAAGAAGAAGTAAATCAAACCCGTCAGACTGCAGAAAAGAAAAAAAAGGTTACGGCCACCAATGAAAAGCGTGAAATAAAAGAAGAAGTGGTGGCAACAACGGAAATGGCTGAACCAGATCATACATTGGGATGGTCAGAACCGATAAAAATAGAAGATTGCATGTCTGTAAAGATGGATGAACCTCTATCCACAAGTAAAAATCAATATACCTCTATTAGTATAACGCCATTAGTTAAAAGTGAATGGAAGAAACCAAACAGTGAAATAAATCAAAAAGAGAAAATGCAAGAAGAACCAACAGGCAGCAAACCGAAATCCATTGAACCTGCAAAGGAAAAGGAACCTGTTAAAGAATCTGCAGTCATTAAATCGGAACCGAAGCCTGTATCCGCACCACCGGCAGCTAAGAAAGAAAGTAAACCAGTAAAATCGCAAGATACAATTGTCACAACTAAACCAGTAAAATCACAAAACACTGGAAATACATCCAAACCAGTAAAATCACAAAACACTGGAAATCCTTCCAAACCAGTAAAATCACATGACAATGGAATGACAACGAAACAAGTAAAGTCACGTGACAATGGAACCACAACCCAACCAGTTCTTACACAGAATGCTGCTCCTAAAAAGACAGAGGATAATAAACAAGACAGATTTGTTAATGACACTAAAAGTGTATGGAAACAAAAAGATCAGGAAAAACGGGCTTTCCGATTCGCCGGTGAACCAGTTTCCCGAGAAGCTGAACGTCCATTCCCGTTTGCTGGATGGCCAACCAGAAAGAAAAGAACCTTTAGATTTTAA
- a CDS encoding CotH kinase family protein encodes MQKYEIFINPKMLNQLDKDIWLNEHVPATLKIGSDQFSVNIKYRGNVIRKKKKKSYDIIFQKPYTVNGAHEIHLNAEFNDVSLSRNKLSLDFFDRIGVISPHSKHILLYINGYCKGIYLELESFDQYFLKKRNLPHGPIIYATNYHANFSLLNPDKELKTTLDEGYTIKYGEKNDLANLEELIAMINTLGNEEFEQQIPQVLDVIQYLTWLTGVVCTQNFDGFIHNYALYQNGGTGLYEITPWDYDGTWGRDLHGKPLDHDFVPITGYNTLTGRLLHFPDVKEKYRNILSAVLDYEFTVESQTERIDELFESVKPHLHLDPFIKTTSEILDREKEFIQTFIQKRNAFLKQQMTKIQ; translated from the coding sequence TTGCAAAAATATGAGATTTTCATTAATCCCAAGATGTTAAACCAGCTGGATAAAGATATTTGGTTGAATGAGCATGTCCCTGCTACCCTAAAAATCGGTAGTGACCAATTTTCAGTCAACATAAAGTATCGCGGAAATGTGATTAGAAAGAAGAAAAAGAAATCCTATGATATCATTTTTCAAAAACCTTATACCGTTAACGGAGCCCACGAAATCCATCTAAATGCCGAATTTAATGATGTATCACTCAGCCGTAATAAGCTATCACTTGATTTCTTTGACAGAATAGGCGTCATCTCACCACACTCCAAGCATATCCTCCTATATATTAATGGCTATTGTAAAGGAATTTATCTAGAGCTCGAATCATTCGATCAATATTTTTTGAAAAAAAGAAATTTACCGCATGGTCCAATCATTTACGCCACCAATTATCACGCAAATTTCTCCTTATTAAATCCAGACAAAGAATTAAAAACAACATTGGACGAAGGCTACACAATCAAATATGGGGAAAAAAATGACCTCGCCAATTTAGAAGAATTGATTGCTATGATTAATACATTAGGCAATGAAGAGTTTGAACAACAAATACCTCAGGTGCTTGATGTCATCCAGTATTTAACGTGGTTGACTGGCGTTGTTTGTACCCAAAACTTCGACGGTTTTATCCATAATTATGCACTATATCAAAATGGTGGAACCGGCCTATATGAAATCACCCCCTGGGATTATGATGGCACCTGGGGCAGGGACCTCCATGGGAAACCTCTCGACCATGACTTTGTGCCTATAACTGGCTATAATACGCTAACTGGGAGATTGCTTCATTTTCCTGATGTGAAAGAAAAATATCGGAATATTCTATCCGCCGTTTTAGATTATGAGTTTACTGTTGAATCACAAACTGAGAGGATTGATGAACTATTTGAATCAGTTAAACCACACCTTCATCTCGATCCGTTTATTAAAACAACCTCGGAAATATTGGATAGAGAAAAGGAATTCATACAAACTTTTATTCAAAAAAGAAATGCTTTTTTGAAACAACAAATGACGAAAATCCAATAA